In Pygocentrus nattereri isolate fPygNat1 chromosome 26, fPygNat1.pri, whole genome shotgun sequence, one genomic interval encodes:
- the cbfa2t2 gene encoding protein CBFA2T2 isoform X2, whose amino-acid sequence MPGSPVDVKTHSRPAVSAMPPLPSVNPSGPRPAAFSSTALTNGMNHSPPTLNAVPSPPQRYSNGPSSSSSSSLANQQLPATCGARQLSKLKRFLTTLQQFGNDISPEIGESVRSLVLALVNSTVTIEEFHSRLQEATNFPLRPFVIPFLKANLPLLQRELLHCARAAKQTPAQYLSQHEHLLLSTAAPSPADSTELLLEPSDNGKRHSPNRGKENGFHERPPAPLEPPAKRICTISPAPRHSPAHPLPLPAQIHPTPPPLQHYALDDITTPHLYREPHRILELRDLKDRPRLPGSNGGYHEEPVDHRLTEREWADEWRHLDHVLNCIVDMVEKTRRSVSVLRRCQESDREELNYWRRRSSQQEGAHKSTAAPGTALFSKTHSPLSAEGVNSDPQRELSLRAAPGYVPDEIWRKAEEAVNEVKRQAMDEVQKAVAEAEQKAFEMIAAERAKMEKTLAEAKKKATEDAIQVINEQEDSSECCWNCGRKASETCSGCNAARYCGSFCQHKDWERHHLICSPGLQAQPKPAQTGLSARVLSKAPESPSLEKTSSTSRASTPPTPASASASTPDTNTH is encoded by the exons ATGCCCGGTTCTCCAGTGGATGTAAAGACTCATTCCAGACCGGCCGTGTCCGCCATGCCCCCTCTACCCTCAGTCAACCCCAGCGGGCCCCGGCCTGCTGCCTTCTCTTCAACAGCCT TGACCAATGGGATGAACCATTCCCCACCCACCCTCAACGCTGTCCCATCCCCACCTCAGCGCTACAGCAATGGACCATCCtcgtcctcttcctcctctttggCCAATCAGCAGCTTCCAGCCACATGTGGTGCCAGGCAGCTTAGTAAACTGAAGCGGTTCCTCACCACGCTGCAGCAGTTTGGCAATGATATCTCACCTGAAATCGGAGAGAGTGTCCGGAGCCTTGTCCTGGCCCTAGTG AATTCCACAGTCACTATTGAGGAGTTCCATTCCAGGCTCCAGGAAGCCACTAATTTCCCCTTGAGGCCATTTGTCATCCCTTTTTTAAAG GCCAATTTGCCATTGCTGCAGAGAGAGTTGTTGCACTGTGCGCGAGCAGCTAAACAGACTCCAGCTCAGTATCTCTCCCAACATGAGCACCTGCTGCTCAGCACGGCTGCCCCCTCACCCGCAGACTCCACCGAGCTGCTGCTAGAACCTAGCGACAATGGCAAAAGACACAGCCCTAACAG AGGGAAAGAAAACGGCTTCCACGAGCGACCTCCTGCCCCTCTGGAACCTCCAGCAAAGCGGATCTGCACCATTAGCCCTGCCCCCAGACACAGCCCTGCCCACCCCCTGCCACTGCCTGCTCAGATTCACCCGACTCCGCCCCCTCTTCAGCATTACGCCCTAGATGACATCACCACACCTCACCTGTACAGAGAGCCGCACCGCATATTGGAGCTGCGAGACCTGAAGGATAGACCACGATTGCCAG GCAGTAACGGTGGCTACCACGAGGAGCCAGTGGACCATAGACTGACGGAGAGAGAGTGGGCTGATGAGTGGAGACACCTGGACCAT GTGCTGAACTGCATCGTGGACATGGTGGAGAAGACGAGGCGTTCAGTCAGTGTCCTGCGCCGCTGTCAAGAATCGGACCGCGAGGAGCTGAATTACTGGAGACGGCGCTCCAGCCAGCAGGAGGGAGCACACAAGAGCACAGCAGCTCCCGGGACGGCACTGTTCTCCAAAACACACAGCCCTCTGTCTGCTGAGGGAGTCAACTCCG ATCCTCAGCGGGAGCTCTCTCTGCGTGCTGCTCCTGGATACGTGCCTGATGAGATCTGGAGGAAAGCTG AGGAAGCAGTGAACGAGGTGAAGCGGCAGGCGATGGATGAGGTGCAGAAAGCCGTGGCAGAAGCAGAGCAGAAGGCTTTTGAGATGATTGCAGCAGAAAGAGCCAAGATGGAGAAAACCCTTGCCGAGGCCAAAAAGAAAGCCACAGAGGACGCCATTCAGGTCATCAATGAACAGGAGGACTCCAGTGAG TGCTGCTGGAACTGTGGACGCAAGGCCAGCGAGACGTGCAGTGGCTGTAATGCGGCTCGCTACTGTGGCTCCTTCTGCCAGCACAAAGACTGGGAGCGGCACCACCTCATCTGCAGCCCTGGCCTGCAGGCCCAGCCCAAACCGGCCCAAACTGGCCTGAGCGCCCGCGTCCTGTCCAAAGCACCAGAGAGTCCCAGCCTGGAGAAAACCTCCAGTACCTCCAGAGCCTCCACCCCACCAACCCCCGCATCCGCCTCCGCCTCCACTCCTGACACCAATACACACTAA
- the cbfa2t2 gene encoding protein CBFA2T2 isoform X1, producing MVGIPGTFQYSGEKKVPAMPGSPVDVKTHSRPAVSAMPPLPSVNPSGPRPAAFSSTALTNGMNHSPPTLNAVPSPPQRYSNGPSSSSSSSLANQQLPATCGARQLSKLKRFLTTLQQFGNDISPEIGESVRSLVLALVNSTVTIEEFHSRLQEATNFPLRPFVIPFLKANLPLLQRELLHCARAAKQTPAQYLSQHEHLLLSTAAPSPADSTELLLEPSDNGKRHSPNRGKENGFHERPPAPLEPPAKRICTISPAPRHSPAHPLPLPAQIHPTPPPLQHYALDDITTPHLYREPHRILELRDLKDRPRLPGSNGGYHEEPVDHRLTEREWADEWRHLDHVLNCIVDMVEKTRRSVSVLRRCQESDREELNYWRRRSSQQEGAHKSTAAPGTALFSKTHSPLSAEGVNSDPQRELSLRAAPGYVPDEIWRKAEEAVNEVKRQAMDEVQKAVAEAEQKAFEMIAAERAKMEKTLAEAKKKATEDAIQVINEQEDSSECCWNCGRKASETCSGCNAARYCGSFCQHKDWERHHLICSPGLQAQPKPAQTGLSARVLSKAPESPSLEKTSSTSRASTPPTPASASASTPDTNTH from the exons acaGTGGAGAGAAGAAGGTTCCTGCCATGCCCGGTTCTCCAGTGGATGTAAAGACTCATTCCAGACCGGCCGTGTCCGCCATGCCCCCTCTACCCTCAGTCAACCCCAGCGGGCCCCGGCCTGCTGCCTTCTCTTCAACAGCCT TGACCAATGGGATGAACCATTCCCCACCCACCCTCAACGCTGTCCCATCCCCACCTCAGCGCTACAGCAATGGACCATCCtcgtcctcttcctcctctttggCCAATCAGCAGCTTCCAGCCACATGTGGTGCCAGGCAGCTTAGTAAACTGAAGCGGTTCCTCACCACGCTGCAGCAGTTTGGCAATGATATCTCACCTGAAATCGGAGAGAGTGTCCGGAGCCTTGTCCTGGCCCTAGTG AATTCCACAGTCACTATTGAGGAGTTCCATTCCAGGCTCCAGGAAGCCACTAATTTCCCCTTGAGGCCATTTGTCATCCCTTTTTTAAAG GCCAATTTGCCATTGCTGCAGAGAGAGTTGTTGCACTGTGCGCGAGCAGCTAAACAGACTCCAGCTCAGTATCTCTCCCAACATGAGCACCTGCTGCTCAGCACGGCTGCCCCCTCACCCGCAGACTCCACCGAGCTGCTGCTAGAACCTAGCGACAATGGCAAAAGACACAGCCCTAACAG AGGGAAAGAAAACGGCTTCCACGAGCGACCTCCTGCCCCTCTGGAACCTCCAGCAAAGCGGATCTGCACCATTAGCCCTGCCCCCAGACACAGCCCTGCCCACCCCCTGCCACTGCCTGCTCAGATTCACCCGACTCCGCCCCCTCTTCAGCATTACGCCCTAGATGACATCACCACACCTCACCTGTACAGAGAGCCGCACCGCATATTGGAGCTGCGAGACCTGAAGGATAGACCACGATTGCCAG GCAGTAACGGTGGCTACCACGAGGAGCCAGTGGACCATAGACTGACGGAGAGAGAGTGGGCTGATGAGTGGAGACACCTGGACCAT GTGCTGAACTGCATCGTGGACATGGTGGAGAAGACGAGGCGTTCAGTCAGTGTCCTGCGCCGCTGTCAAGAATCGGACCGCGAGGAGCTGAATTACTGGAGACGGCGCTCCAGCCAGCAGGAGGGAGCACACAAGAGCACAGCAGCTCCCGGGACGGCACTGTTCTCCAAAACACACAGCCCTCTGTCTGCTGAGGGAGTCAACTCCG ATCCTCAGCGGGAGCTCTCTCTGCGTGCTGCTCCTGGATACGTGCCTGATGAGATCTGGAGGAAAGCTG AGGAAGCAGTGAACGAGGTGAAGCGGCAGGCGATGGATGAGGTGCAGAAAGCCGTGGCAGAAGCAGAGCAGAAGGCTTTTGAGATGATTGCAGCAGAAAGAGCCAAGATGGAGAAAACCCTTGCCGAGGCCAAAAAGAAAGCCACAGAGGACGCCATTCAGGTCATCAATGAACAGGAGGACTCCAGTGAG TGCTGCTGGAACTGTGGACGCAAGGCCAGCGAGACGTGCAGTGGCTGTAATGCGGCTCGCTACTGTGGCTCCTTCTGCCAGCACAAAGACTGGGAGCGGCACCACCTCATCTGCAGCCCTGGCCTGCAGGCCCAGCCCAAACCGGCCCAAACTGGCCTGAGCGCCCGCGTCCTGTCCAAAGCACCAGAGAGTCCCAGCCTGGAGAAAACCTCCAGTACCTCCAGAGCCTCCACCCCACCAACCCCCGCATCCGCCTCCGCCTCCACTCCTGACACCAATACACACTAA